TTAGAAGatgaaaggacaaaaaatggATATTTGCTCATACCCTCTACACTCCAATATGTGATCGACAACAAGTGGTCAGAAGAATTGAATAGGAGCAAATTTCCAGCCGATAagacaataataacaggGACTAATCCACTTGCGAAGGATGATGGCTATGATGCAATTAAACGTTTTAACAGAGAAATGGCTAAGTTCCTGGAGGACAACAAACCTAATTTTTCTCATGACAAATGGAATGTTACCCTAAATTTTGACAAAGACAACTTCACCGAGCAAGACACTGATGCTGAGCTGATGGTGAGTGGATGGATTGCTGGAGAGGTATTGAAGCAAGCAGTGAGCTGTCGCGAATGGCTAACTAACAGGGATGTATTTATGAAATCACTTTACAATCAGCGTCGTTATGTAATTGATGATcttgtggttggtgactttggtggtgagtgccaAGGCATGGCGGGTGAGCGAGGTGCATCATGTTTATGTAACCAAGGTGGGAATGTGGTGTACATGAAGAAGATAGGAAAGGATCATCGGCTACATCCCATGAAGGAAGGTGCATTAACTCTTACTTCATCTCGCTGTTATCGAGACCTGTCACAGCTGTACGCCCCATTGAGTGGCATCGTGTTTAATATAACTGACAACCCTAAGGTGCTGCGGACTGCAGAGGCAATATACGATGGTGCCTCTTatgttgttggaaagggtcAACTGGGTCACTCTGATAGATTCTTTTTGCACTGGCTATCCTCGGAATCTCATGATACTTCTACAACTCTGTATGATGAAGTGAAGGAGCGAGTTGTAActgctgtgtttggtgttgtggatgattCGTTACTGCGGACGAAGGGTATGACATTCATCGATCCTATAATACTCACACCACAGCTGAGTGACCCCAGAAGGAATGTGATTCACCTGTCACCAACACTTGAGCAGCAACTATTCGTGATAGCTGAGCATATCATACAAAATGGTACAGGAAAGATGCACGCCATTGTGCGTGGTGGTGATGCGAAAGGCATTGGCGATATGCTGAACAAAACCCTTGACTACTTTTTCGGTTCACTAAGCTCTCTTTCTGCGATTGGTGAGGGTTCTATTTTGAGAGACAAGCTACCGACTGCAGGTGAGGTATTGGTTGCAGGTCTCACCTCAGATGATATTCCAATAATCCTCTCTCACCTTGGCAAACACCATAAGGTGCGTATCTTTGTCCCGTTCTTTGATGTTGCGTTACTCTATGATGAACTTGTGAATGCCTTCCGTGACAAGCCATTTGCTGACCGTCTGCTATTCGCGACGAATCTGCCGCATTGGAGGGATAAGAACACGGGATCCGATATGGTACGTGAGTTCCACAATGTTGTACAGAATGAGTCGAAGTGGAAGCCATTGTCATTACTTGGATATGCCACTGCACGTGCAATGATAAATGTGCTGCAACGTATGGGACATGTAACGCCGGAGGAGCTTGTAGACGCCATCTTCGGTCAATCTGTCATTACAGTTGATGATATGCGATATGGTCCTTTTGAAGACAAGTGTACTAACGGAGTTTCATCTGAAGAGAAACACTGTGCTGTGAACTATGGTGCAACGCATATTTCTGTATGGTCGATGTCACGTGTTCTGAATCCTTCCGTGTCTCCTGTAGTGAATTCTGTCACACCATCAATGAAGTATAATGAACCAAAATGGATTCGACTAATAAATAAGCATATTGGTGCTGTGGCAGCTGGCTGCATTGTTCTGTTGGCGCTGTTTGTTACGGTTCTGGCACTTATTGTAAAGGCATCACGCCGGAACGCAcgtgacaataataatgctcCCAAGGAACCAACAGACCCCGTAACATTAATATTCACTGACATCGAGAGCAGTACAGCGCAGTGggcagcacaccctgagcAAATGCCTGACCTTGTGGCAACACATCACCGTTTGATCCGCTCCCTCATCACACGGTATGAGTGCTACGAAGTGAAAACTGTTGGAGACTCTTTTATGATTGCATGTAAAAGTCCATTCGCCGCCGTCCAACTCGCATGTGACTTGCAACGTGATTTTCTAAACCATGACTGGAATACCACTGAGCTTGATGAATCTTACCGTGAATTCGAACGGCAGCGTGCGGAAGATGACAGTGATTACACGCCACCAACTGCGAGCCTGGACCCTGAGGTTTATCGGCAACTGTGGAATGggttgcgtgtacgtgtaGGGATTCATACTGGATTGTGCGACATCCGCTacgatgaagtgacgaagggtTACGACTATTATGGACGCACATCCAACATGGCAGCACGCACGGAGAGTGTTGGTAAcggtggtcaggtgctgatgacgcGCTCAACATACCTGTCACTGAGTGgtgaggagcgtgagcaaattgATGTAACGCCTTTGGGTGATGTGCCGCTACGTGGTGTGCCGAAGcctgtggaaatgtaccagttgAATGCTGTACCTGGCCGcaactttgctgcattacggCTTGACCGTgaagctgaggaggaagaagataatGGAACTGGTAGTATCACTAGTGAGTCAGGATCCCTCGCACATGGTTTAACTGCCACTGCCCAACAAGTTGCTGGTTGTATTGACGCTCTGCTTGGCACATTCCCTGCTGCCCAACGACAGAAGATGCTTGCAACTttttgtgagcgttggcgtGTTAAGAAACCCCCAGGTGTGGATAGTTGGAATGAAGCCAGTTGTCGCTCTGTTACTCGTCGGATTGCTGCGAAGGTGGGTTGTGTTATGGATTTTGGAACGAGAAATACCTCTGGTAGCGTGGCTTCCTTTGAAAGGGGTGGAAGTCTCTTCTCACCTGGAGGAGTTGCTGCTGTAATGCTTGCCTCATCCTCAAGCTCTTCCTGCGTTGCGGGACGCTGTGGTACCGTACAATTGATTGACCCAGAAAGTGCTAGCGCCGCCAGCTAATATTCCCCGTACCATTGCTGTATTTGCGCTTTGCTATTGAAGTGAATGAATAAGTTGTTTTACATGACGTTTGCAAGTTTTTATTTAGATTCATTTCGTATAAAGTGACCATTATAACTTTCCCTCCCCATTCTTGTGCATGCAATGATCTCCTCATACGGTAGATGCTTTAAATACCTTTGTACATGAAgatgctttttgtttctgacaTGGCTACTCTACTTTTGATAACTGTATTTGAAGATCgtaaattttcttttaattcgTATGTTGAGGGATGGAAACGCACATGTTACTATTTTAcattctgtttcttttcgtcagTGTTAATTATTCCAttaatttttcaaaaagTCGTGGAGATAATGTGGACGAGAGGTGTTTAATTCTCACTGGCTCTTctcacttcattttcttcttcatatGGTCTTTGTTTGACTGATGGAGACAGTCGTGACGTTGTAATAGGGGTTATAAAATAAACTCCTCATCTTTATTACACCTCACAGAAATGCCATTTAATATTGTTAGTCCCTTATTCCTCGGAGGAATGGAATGTCACGGTATCGCAATTTATGATTTTATATGTTGAATCCTTCAACGTGCTAACACTATCATTCTCTTCACTTACTTGAACGAAAAGGGCTCTCAGGAACAAGAAGCGACTGTTTCTTTACGCGATACGGGCTTTGACATGATATTGTCGCGATAAATCATATTGCAAAAATTACAGGTCTCCAATATGTCGCAGTCTAAATAAACAGACTTTAATTACGCTGATGAATGTAGCAAGAGAAATTGAGTGAGAATGCGTGTTGGCTTTGCATCGCGGCATTATGAATAAGTATTACGCATCCGCGTTGGCAGAAATTAGTGCACGCACAGAGCACCTTGGCCAGCAAGTAGCGGTGACAAATTTGGGTCGATGACTGTTGGACGTGATGATCTTGCGCCTACAGAAGATTGTGCCGAGAAGCGAGATCAAATAAGCGAGTCCCTTAACAAAAGGTCGGAATGGCTCAGATTATTACTTTTCGTCCGGATTGGAAGGAGTGTGTGGTTTTTGCGTTTGGTGTGGATTACGACAAGTCGCCGGGTGGAGATCCCGGCACCGATACGGAAGCATTTCCAATGGAACAGGGACAGTGTAGCGCTCCTCGATTGGTTGGTGACACCCAAGACAGCCAAGTCCAAttcacaccgagcaggtcgTTAAGTTCGCATTCGGGGATTAGGACGCTCTCGATATTACGCGACTACTCTCCACTTTGAAGTTCAAGGAACATGTAACAACGCTCACAACAACCAAAGTCGAACGTATTCTGACTTCATGGGAGGTGATGACGCACCCCGTTAGAAGAGGGGCCTTTACAGCATGCTGCAGCCACAATTTGTGGAAGAACATAGCATGGATCCTCACATTATTCCCCAACTGATTAAGCACATCTATCCGTTCCACTTGCCGAGGAACACTGTCAGCCACTTGGATAAATACACCGCCATGTTGACTAATATGTAGAATATAGTCTCTATGATGTAACCCATGTCTTAGATGAAGGATAAGAGCCATGGGAGCCGCCAGGGCGTTGCCCCTTCAAGACGCACGGTTATACGATAACAAGGAGGGCGCACGCCACACGCCTGTTGAATACGCAGGACAAGGCTTCCATTCCTTTACAGCAAGTGCACGTCCCGCTGCTGGAGATATATTGAATCATTTCTCGCTTAAATTCGAGTGTGGAATGTAGATTTCAACATCTCTGGGGACTGATCGGACTGAGACCAAAAGGGACCAGTGAAAGGAGCCCTCAGGTTATTTCCATCGGCGATGATCGTTTACTTTGGAAGGTCGGTAGCGTAAAGGATGCCTCTTCCGCACCAACAGGAGCTCGGGTCATCCCTTTTCTCAATTGCAGAGGATAAACCCTCCAACGAGCGTCGCTGGTGAATTGCGGGGCCTCaagagaaataacaaaagcgGATGAACCTTACGAGGCAattgttccttttggaaCACATTTCAAAATACCTCCATGCGGTTACTATCCTGAGTTGTCGACTTTttctgtctgttttttttttattttttcttagaGGCGTTACGTCGTCGTCTTTTGCCTCGGACAGAGAACTTGTCCCCGCTACAGAGGCCGCTTTGTTGCCACTGTCCGCACTTGGTTTAGTAAGCGGGTATTGCTTTTTTGCCTGtttaaaaataagaaacgcACGGTTACACCCAATTGGGAACCCGCAGTTGATTTGGTCACAGATGGCTCTTTGAGGGGTTGTGGGTCTGGGGCATGTCCTCTTATTGGATTCCGGTGAGGTGAAAGTAATGTTATGTGGTGTAGTTGGTTTaagttcccttttcttatcATGCAGGCTCAGGCCCGTGTCCTCCGACTCTCCTCAGTAGCATTCGTGGAATCCTTTCCCCCTGAGTATTGACATTTGGGTTGATAATACATTCCTGTAAGGcgcggaaacaaaaggaaacacaaaagccTACGGTCTTTCCGTGGCCATGGATGAGATGTTTATGATATTTGATTCCCACAACATTAGCACAAATTACTCGTTTAACCGCTCCGTCAGCAAACCGGCGGTCGGCTCCCGCGGAGGCACACGGTTTAACTGTGCAAAGTTAGTGAAAGAGTGTAACTTACAAAAGGAAGTGGCGGTGTCCCGAGGCTTTTGGGGACCACATGAACTGCCCTTTCACAAGTCTACTGTGAAATAAATattccgctgctgcttgcCACCTAAGTTTGTGTCAGATGGGTATTGATGATTATAGATTTAGTTTGCAACTCCTTGTTCCCCtctatttcattttcttccttcatacATTAAGAGATCAAACAACTCCGAAATCCATATTCTCATCAACATTATTGTCGTTTTGTTTGACGTAATGTGTGGGTGCTTTCGGTGGGGCGCACTTCCAAGCGGCTAACCGGATCGACGAGCGAAAATAACGGTATGTAAAAAATACGAGTGTAGTGAGataaagggggaggagggttgGCTAAAGACGCTTCGGTACGCGAAGCTGGGCGTGCAAATGTGGAGTTGTGAGTGAGTGGTACTACTTCTATTTTTAATGTTTAGTTTTGTACTCATTGAGTTGTTGGGATGGTTTTCAATTCTCTCCTCACAGTAGCGTAtagttttcattttcttatcTATCATTTCAGGGCTTccgtttttcgtttttgcgTATTGAGTGCAATCGGATAAGGATTCTGCTGCCTCCGTGGCTAGTTGTTAGATTAAGCTTACAAGTTCTTTTATTTGATGTttcgatgtttttttttaaaaaaaaaacaagactaAGGTTCAGAGAGGTAGTCGAAAAAAAGTTACCGCCGTCCACCTGAACGGGGCCcatcttcaaaaaaaaaaaaagaggggtggCTAGACATGAGGTTATTATCTGTTTGGATGcatttaattcttttttgtattagggtatttgtatatatgtgtgcatatggggattttgtttttgctctaatgcaactttttcttctttttgggCGACCATGccggaagagaaaaaaaaaagagtatgTTCCGGGTAAAGGGGTGGAGGTAAGGAGTGCTTTTTGTGCTGCCGGCTGCGGCTGCGTTTGCGCTTGCTTTGGGCACCGGGAGCGCCGGTTGTAATCCTGAGAGTTGCGGAGCCGTGTGTTATAAACACGGGACTGTTAAGTGACTGGTTTATTTTGCATTAACCGCTGCTGCCACAATGCTCACCACTTCTCAGTTGAATAAATGGTGCTTTGGTTGAGCATTTACCTCTTCCAGCTTTATAGTTTCCAACAAATATACTCGCCGGGGTGCGTGAAAAGACGAGAAGCATAGTTCATTACAGCAAATGGTCACGAATTCCAGTGGTTCCCAAAATCCGGCCTCTTTTCAGATGTCTCGCGGCGTCTCAGCCGAATTCACCTCAACGCCGACATCATCGCCGAGAAGACATCGGGTCGCCGCCTCCAGCAGAAAACACGAAATATTGGACACCAGCGCCACGATAAGTCATTTACCATACTTATGCGAAGGAGATTTGCTCCTCAGAAGTGCTGATGAGATTGTTTTGCCGGTTTCCAGCTGAAGTCACTGATGGGTCCCAGACCTTTGTAATGaggttaaaaaataatatgacCCCGCGCGTGAGATTGCAATTCCCTTCACAGCCTTTGAACTTATTTCCTCTACCTCTGCTGCTTTATGGTGCCTACGCGTGCGTCAATTGATTtatcaaaataataataataatataaatgggAATACCATATAGATGCGCAAAAAACAAGCAACTATTCTGCATCACAACGCAGTAACTTGTAGAGGATAAAAAGAACCCAAATTCCGAGAGTTGCAAGTTCCAGGGTTACCGATTGCAGTTAGATAAACGCGTGTGATAAATACCTTCACATGTGACAGGCTGTAGTTTTCCGTCACTCTTTAAAAGATTCCACACGTGCAAATCGCCTGAATGAATATTTCCCTACggcatctttcttttttatttttggtgaAAGGCCAATTTATATC
This portion of the Trypanosoma brucei brucei TREU927 chromosome 7, complete sequence genome encodes:
- a CDS encoding receptor-type adenylate cyclase GRESAG 4, putative, translated to MVIFMRELYVRDGVVTYVVFSLLLQVLTASSLASGEIQVKVYNMLYSGKISAKVFDPITAGFNASLTNGKSPSGGKVTVIYVPPKNDSDYVEHLNKEPSFVNLNEISVVLGPVGDKNTLDLTEYFKEKKVIGFSPFTGSSKVRSWNPNLYFLTASPAAEMLALLRYAITQLRLHRLGFMYLKNVSYGDDEYELAVELTTRMDRKLCGVFALNSQLREESDVSTFTAEWDRFADTRPQGVIVFGSPIPDTKRFLMKSLEDERTKNGYLLIPSTLQYVIDNKWSEELNRSKFPADKTIITGTNPLAKDDGYDAIKRFNREMAKFLEDNKPNFSHDKWNVTLNFDKDNFTEQDTDAELMVSGWIAGEVLKQAVSCREWLTNRDVFMKSLYNQRRYVIDDLVVGDFGGECQGMAGERGASCLCNQGGNVVYMKKIGKDHRLHPMKEGALTLTSSRCYRDLSQLYAPLSGIVFNITDNPKVLRTAEAIYDGASYVVGKGQLGHSDRFFLHWLSSESHDTSTTLYDEVKERVVTAVFGVVDDSLLRTKGMTFIDPIILTPQLSDPRRNVIHLSPTLEQQLFVIAEHIIQNGTGKMHAIVRGGDAKGIGDMLNKTLDYFFGSLSSLSAIGEGSILRDKLPTAGEVLVAGLTSDDIPIILSHLGKHHKVRIFVPFFDVALLYDELVNAFRDKPFADRLLFATNLPHWRDKNTGSDMVREFHNVVQNESKWKPLSLLGYATARAMINVLQRMGHVTPEELVDAIFGQSVITVDDMRYGPFEDKCTNGVSSEEKHCAVNYGATHISVWSMSRVLNPSVSPVVNSVTPSMKYNEPKWIRLINKHIGAVAAGCIVLLALFVTVLALIVKASRRNARDNNNAPKEPTDPVTLIFTDIESSTAQWAAHPEQMPDLVATHHRLIRSLITRYECYEVKTVGDSFMIACKSPFAAVQLACDLQRDFLNHDWNTTELDESYREFERQRAEDDSDYTPPTASLDPEVYRQLWNGLRVRVGIHTGLCDIRYDEVTKGYDYYGRTSNMAARTESVGNGGQVLMTRSTYLSLSGEEREQIDVTPLGDVPLRGVPKPVEMYQLNAVPGRNFAALRLDREAEEEEDNGTGSITSESGSLAHGLTATAQQVAGCIDALLGTFPAAQRQKMLATFCERWRVKKPPGVDSWNEASCRSVTRRIAAKVGCVMDFGTRNTSGSVASFERGGSLFSPGGVAAVMLASSSSSSCVAGRCGTVQLIDPESASAAS